The following DNA comes from Burkholderia sp. HI2500.
GCGCTCGCTCTGGCGCGCCACCGGCATGAAAGACGACGATTTCTCGAAGCCGATCATCGCGGTCGTCAACTCGTTCACGCAGTTCGTGCCGGGGCACGTGCACCTGAAGGATCTCGGCCAGCTCGTCGCGCGCGAGATCGAGGCGGCCGGCGGCGTCGCGAAGGAATTCAACACGATCGCGGTCGACGACGGCATCGCGATGGGCCACGACGGCATGCTGTATTCGCTGCCGAGCCGCGACATCATCGCCGACTCGGTCGAATACATGGTGAACGCGCACTGCGCGGACGCGATGGTCTGCATCTCGAACTGCGACAAGATCACGCCGGGGATGCTGATGGCCGCGATGCGCCTCAACATCCCGGTGATCTTCGTGTCGGGCGGCCCGATGGAAGCGGGCAAGACGCGCCTCGCGAACCCGGTCACCAAGGCCATCGAGGTGAAGAAGCTCGACCTCGTCGACGCGATGGTGATCGCGGTCGACCCGTCGTATTCCGACGCCGAAGTCGCCGAAGTCGAACGCTCGGCCTGCCCGACCTGCGGTTCGTGCTCGGGCATGTTCACCGCGAACTCGATGAACTGCCTGACCGAAGCCCTCGGCCTGTCGCTGCCCGGCAACGGCACGGTGGTGGCCACCCACGCCGACCGCGAGCAACTGTTCAAGCGCGCCGGCCGTCGCATCGTCGAACTCACCCGCCAGCACTACGAGCAGGACGACGAACGCGTGCTGCCGCGCTCGGTGGGCTTCAAGGCATTCGAGAACGCGATGACGCTCGACATCGCGATGGGCGGTTCGACCAACACGATCCTGCACCTGCTGGCGATCGCGCAGGAAGCCGGCATCGACTTCACGATGAAGGACATCGACCGCCTGTCGCGCGTCGTGCCGCAGCTGTGCAAGGTCGCGCCGAACACGAACAAGTACCACATCGAGGACGTGCACCGCGCAGGCGGCATCATGGCGATCCTCGGCGAGCTCGACCGCGCCGGCAAGCTGCACACCGACGTGCCGACCGTGCACGCGCCGTCGCTGAAGGACGCGCTCGACCAGTGGGACATCGTCCGCACGCAGGACGACGCGGTCCGCACGTTCTACCAGGCCGGCCCGGCCGGGATCCCGACGCAGGTCGCGTTCAGCCAGAACACGCGCTGGCCGAGCCTCGACCTCGATCGCGCCGAAGGCTGCATCCGCTCGTACGAGCATGCGTTCTCGAAGGAAGGCGGCCTCGCCGTGCTGACGGGCAACATCGCGGTCGACGGCTGCGTGGTGAAGACGGCCGGCGTCGACGAGAGCATCCTCGTGTTCGAAGGCACGGCACACGTGACCGAATCGCAGGATGAGGCAGTCGACAACATCCTGAACGACAAGGTCAAGGCCGGCGACGTGGTGATCGTGCGCTACGAAGGCCCGAAGGGCGGCCCCGGCATGCAGGAAATGCTCTACCCGACCAGCTACATCAAGTCGAAGGGCCTCGGCAAGGCATGCGCGCTGCTGACGGACGGCCGCTTCTCGGGCGGTACGTCGGGCCTCTCGATCGGCCATTGCTCGCCGGAAGCGGCAGCGGGCGGCGCGATCGGCCTCGTGCGCGACGGCGACAAGATCCGCATCGACATCCCGAACCGCACGATCGACGTGCTGGTGTCGGACGACGAACTGGCGCGCCGCCGCGAAGAGCAGAACGCCAAGGGCTGGAAGCCGGCGCAGCCGCGTCCGCGCAAGGTGTCCGCTGCGCTGAAGGCCTACGCGAAGCTGGTCATGTCCGCCGACAAGGGTGCGGTGCGCGACCTGTCGCTGCTCGACGACTGATTGGGGTAGCAACTAGCAAGGCCGGCTGCTTGTAACACGTAGCCGGTCAGGCTGCGGGCCGTCGCCCGCTCGCCCGATCCAGAAGCCGCTCTCCGGAGCGGCTTTTTTTCGTCCTGCGCCGACCGAATGCATCGGCATCGTCAGTGACGGAATTCTTCCGGGCCGCCGCCTCCGCCACCACCGTGGCTTCCGCCGCCGTTCCCGCCGCCTTGCGGACGCCCACCGCCGCCACCCCAACCACCGCCCGGGTGCACCGGTACCGGCATCGAACGGCCCTCACCGCCCGGCGCGGGAGGCGGACGCATGACGGCGGCCGGTGGCGGATGCATGACGGCCTGCGGCGGCGCTGCCGGACGCGGATTGCCGGCTGCACCCGGCATCGGCGCAGGCGCAGGCGCCGGCGCGGGCGCAGCCGGCGGCGGCGTGCGAATCGCGCCGTTCCAGCCGCCGCGTGCAGCGGACGGCCGCGCGTCATGCACGGGCGGCGGTCCGCCCGGTGCGGCCTGCGGCGGCCCACCCGGTTGCGGGCGCCCCTGTCCCGGCGGCACGCCGCCCGGGCCGAGCCGCGGTTCCGCTCGGTGTTCCCACCGATCGCGGTCATGGAACCAGGGGCGGTGACGGTAGTAGCGATCCCAGTACGCACCGATCGCGAACCCCGTGATCGGCACGCCGACGATCGCGCCATATTCGAGCAGCGGCGCATAACCGCCCTGGTACGGATAGTCGATCAGTTGCGCGTCGATCCAGCCGCGCACGCCCGGCAGCGCGACGTCGCACCACGTGTAGTCGCTCAGGCAGCCGAACACGTCCAGCGCGGTGCCCGGCGGAATCTGCGCGACGACCGGATAGTCGGGCGCGGGCCCGGCGAACAGTTCGGCCGGCGAATTCGTGTAGCCGGTGCTCTGTGCCTGTGTAATATCCGGCGCGGCCGCCAGGCCGAGCAGGACGACGCACAGGCTACGGACAATCGTGTTCCTCATGATGCTCTCCCGCGCGGTGCCGCCGCGCGCCGGTCAGTGCCGATGCCCGCCCCAGCCGCCGCCCCAGTGGCCGCCGCCCCACGGACGATGCCCGTACCCGCCGCGTCCACGCCAGCCGCCGCCCCATCCGCCCCAGAAGCCGACCGAGATCGCCGGTGCGCCCCAGCCGTACCAGCCCGGGTAATACGCGGGGGCATAGTACGGATACGGATAGGGATACGGTGGCGGATAGGCCGGCGCGACGTAGACGGGCGCCGGATCGACCACCGGCGGCGCGACCGCCGCCGCAGCCGGGCCCGGCGCAGTGGTGGCCGGCGCAGCCGGCGTGACGGGGATCTCGCGCTGCGTCAGCGTGGCCGGCGCCGGTGTGTAGTACGGCGCATAGCCATACGGACTCGTGTAATAACAGCCGCCGAGGGCCAGCGTCGTCAATGCGAATACCGCATACCTCGCGGCAGGAATCGGGGTCATCGGTTGCTCCGGCAGAATCCACGCGTCGCCGCCAGGCGCGCGCCTGACTCTAGCTTACGTCCCCTGCAGATTTCCGCCCGGTATGATCGGTTACTTTTTGTTTCGTGCACCGGACGGGCGCGCGGGCACGCCGCATGCTGGCACGTCTGCCGCACCCGCGTTGAAGTTCGCGCAAATGCCCTCAACTTGAACGATGTCAGGCTGGCCGGCGCGGACGGGGTTCGCGAGCAACCGGCGGCCCGAAACCAGCGGACTTCGGCCCGCCCAGACAGGAACGCGGCTCACG
Coding sequences within:
- the ilvD gene encoding dihydroxy-acid dehydratase, with product MPTYRSKTSTAGRNMAGARSLWRATGMKDDDFSKPIIAVVNSFTQFVPGHVHLKDLGQLVAREIEAAGGVAKEFNTIAVDDGIAMGHDGMLYSLPSRDIIADSVEYMVNAHCADAMVCISNCDKITPGMLMAAMRLNIPVIFVSGGPMEAGKTRLANPVTKAIEVKKLDLVDAMVIAVDPSYSDAEVAEVERSACPTCGSCSGMFTANSMNCLTEALGLSLPGNGTVVATHADREQLFKRAGRRIVELTRQHYEQDDERVLPRSVGFKAFENAMTLDIAMGGSTNTILHLLAIAQEAGIDFTMKDIDRLSRVVPQLCKVAPNTNKYHIEDVHRAGGIMAILGELDRAGKLHTDVPTVHAPSLKDALDQWDIVRTQDDAVRTFYQAGPAGIPTQVAFSQNTRWPSLDLDRAEGCIRSYEHAFSKEGGLAVLTGNIAVDGCVVKTAGVDESILVFEGTAHVTESQDEAVDNILNDKVKAGDVVIVRYEGPKGGPGMQEMLYPTSYIKSKGLGKACALLTDGRFSGGTSGLSIGHCSPEAAAGGAIGLVRDGDKIRIDIPNRTIDVLVSDDELARRREEQNAKGWKPAQPRPRKVSAALKAYAKLVMSADKGAVRDLSLLDD
- a CDS encoding SH3 domain-containing protein; amino-acid sequence: MRNTIVRSLCVVLLGLAAAPDITQAQSTGYTNSPAELFAGPAPDYPVVAQIPPGTALDVFGCLSDYTWCDVALPGVRGWIDAQLIDYPYQGGYAPLLEYGAIVGVPITGFAIGAYWDRYYRHRPWFHDRDRWEHRAEPRLGPGGVPPGQGRPQPGGPPQAAPGGPPPVHDARPSAARGGWNGAIRTPPPAAPAPAPAPAPMPGAAGNPRPAAPPQAVMHPPPAAVMRPPPAPGGEGRSMPVPVHPGGGWGGGGGRPQGGGNGGGSHGGGGGGGPEEFRH